The following proteins come from a genomic window of Lycium ferocissimum isolate CSIRO_LF1 chromosome 4, AGI_CSIRO_Lferr_CH_V1, whole genome shotgun sequence:
- the LOC132053962 gene encoding uncharacterized protein LOC132053962, producing MERRRTLWDPLHNLAQSVNQPWLICGDFNAILYPNDRLMGNPITLAEIQDFSDCMHTLSLSKLPWNGEYYTWSNKQKGSDRISSRIDRAFGNYEWMMSWGHVETKYGLPFILDHSHMMLSLFSSTWKGKTPFRFFNVWAEHAFFMPLLIGTWKQPGAKGKMQTVWNKLKALQPQLKQLNKVEFKGISQRIEVARVELAAVQRNLVASYSDAMLVIEKILLQNLEHWSFIEEKEIKIEIMKGSSVGVLPAINKRNMLNGLTISHNQKLDLCAQVIDQIDRPKTIKDFRPIACCTILYKLISKILANRLQKIMADIICSTQAGFIPGRNLGDNVILAHKLVQAYSRKHISSRCMIKIDLQKTYDSVERIFLQQILEKVFIIQWKPLIDKIIARISSWTAKKLSYAGRVQLVQIVLFGFQAFWAQLFVIPAKVPKLIDGYCRSYIWSGANEITKKSLIAWDRVCMPKASGGLNLSNLQIWNKATIGKNFAIWPIKRTHFGLNGSTLIISRVNCLGKCLFLVRPAGWLGKSFVLEILRSSSR from the exons ATGGAACGAAGGAGAACTTTATGGGATCCTTTGCATAACTTGGCCCAGAGTGTTAATCAACCTTGGCTTATTTGTGGGGATTTTAATGCTATCCTATACCCAAATGATAGGCTCATGGGTAACCCTATTACTTTAGCTGAGATCCAGGATTTTTCAGACTGTATGCACACACTGTCTTTATCTAAATTGCCATGGAATGGAGAATATTATACCTGGTCCAATAAACAAAAAGGTAGTGACAGGATCAGTAGCAGAATTGACAGGGCCTTTGGGAATTATGAATGGATGATGTCTTGGGGACACGTGGAAACAAAATATGGCCTGCCTTTTATTTTGGATCACTCCCATATGATGTTGTCTTTGTTCTCCTCTACTTGGAAGGGCAAGACACCTTTTAGATTTTTCAATGTTTGGGCAGAGCATGCTTTCTTTATGCCACTTCTTATTGGCACTTGGAAGCAACCTGGTGCTAAGGGGAAAATGCAAACTGTCTGGAACAAATTAAAAGCTTTGCAACCCCAGCTCAAGCAACTAAACAAAGTGGAGTTCAAAGGTATCAGCCAAAGGATAGAGGTGGCTAGAGTAGAGCTTGCTGCAGTCCAGAGAAACTTAGTAGCTTCCTACTCTGATGCAATGCTTGTGATAGAGAAAATCTTGCTGCAGAATTTAGAACATTGGTCCTTTATTGAGGAGA AGGAGATTAAGATAGAGATCATGAAAGGATCCTCTGTTGGTGTGTTACCTGCTATTAATAAGAGAAACATGCTGAATGGCCTTACTATTTCACACAACCAGAAGCTTGATCTCTGTGCTCAAGTTATTGACCAG ATTGATAGGCCTAAAACTATTAAGGATTTTAGACCTATAGCTTGTTGCACCATTCTGTATAAGTTGATTTCTAAAATCCTTGCTAATAGACTCCAGAAGATCATGGCAGATATCATTTGCTCTACACAAGCTGGCTTTATTCCAGGTAGAAATCTAGGGGATAATGTCATACTTGCACATAAGCTTGTTCAAGCTTATTCTAGAAAGCATATCTCATCTAGATGCATGATCAAAATTGACCTTCAGAAAACTTACGACTCTGTTGAGAGGATTTTCTTGCAACAAATCCTGGA GAAAGTATTCATTATTCAGTGGAAACCCCTGATAGATAAAATCATTGCTAGAATATCATCTTGGACTGCCAAGAAACTATCTTATGCTGGAAGGGTACAATTAGTGCAAATTGTGCTGTTTGGTTTTCAAGCATTTTGGGCTCAGCTGTTTGTTATCCCTGCTAAGGTACCAAAGCTCATTGATGGATATTGTAGAAGCTACATTTGGTCTGGTGCAAATGAAATCACAAAGAAGTCTCTCATTGCTTGGGATAGAGTGTGCATGCCTAAAGCCTCTGGTGGCCTCAACCTGTCAAACTTACAAATATGGAACAAAGCTACCATAGGTAAAAATTTTGCGATCTGGCCAATAAAAAGGACTCACTTTGGATTAAATGGATCCACTCTTATTATATCAAGGGTTAATTGCTTAGGAAAATGCCTATTCCTGGTCAGGCCTGCTGGATGGTTAGGCAAATCTTTTGTGCTAGAGATACTGCGCTCAAGTTCAAGGTGA
- the LOC132052411 gene encoding uncharacterized protein LOC132052411 — MEDSAKDQSSLSGKAKQSSTKLLRYPLRSASKSKEEKPPLTDSSNSSASARRRPASSVSKSVAALPLSSKEKSAKPPRRLSVPSKSIASPASRPLGPRTPISETRAKRSATNQGKPDTPLPNVSKSLSRKKYDLISSASYWLSLIKLSESAAKHSISLGFFKLGLEAGSEPLQRLRDELKSYVQRHKLQVSELEEPAKQLLASYNILQNTEQLQVSATCSHVPKDGSRSSDDDVHSSSSIANTEGLQPKVLNKDSSETKQVKKPTIKEKSSRIGSASRTRNSVNKTAATVKSTSPKTGGHTTKEKLQKPLKPEVNKDKVKRQGKRAAQGEGPVNVCTSEKVLEEEKENVDAAQTEVIST, encoded by the exons ATGGAGGATTCCGCTAAAGATCAATCTTCTCTTTCAG GAAAGGCTAAGCAATCATCAACAAAGCTTTTGCGGTATCCGTTGCGATCGGCTTCTAAATCGAAGGAGGAGAAGCCGCCTCTGACTGATTCATCCAACTCTTCGGCTTCTGCAAG GAGAAGACCTGCATCAAGTGTGAGTAAGAGCGTTGCTGCTCTTCCTCTCTCTAGTAAGGAAAAATCAGCAAAGCCTCCAAGAAGGCTGTCTGTTCCCTCCAAGTCAATTGCCAGCCCGGCTTCTAGACCACTTGGCCCTAGAACTCCCATTTCTGAGACTAGAGCAAAGAGATCTGCTACTAACCAAGGAAAACCGGATACACCACTTCCAAATGTTTCAAAGTCCTTAAGTAGAAAGAAATATGACCTTATATCCTCAGCTTCCTATTGGCTATCACTGATCAAGCTTTCTGAATCCGCTGCTAAGCATTCAATTTCCCTTGGTTTTTTCAAACTTGGTTTGGAGGCTGGCTCTGAG CCTCTTCAACGTCTGAGAGATGAGCTGAAATCTTATGTGCAAAGACATAAGTTGCAAGTTTCTGAACTTGAGGAGCCTGCGAAACAATTGTTAGCCAGCTATAATATTCTACAAAATACTGAGCAGTTGCAAGTTTCTGCGACTTGCTCTCATGTGCCTAAAGATGGGTCACGCTCGTCTGATGATGACGTACATAGCTCTTCCTCTATTGCGAACACGGAGGGGCTGCAACCCAAAGTCTTGAACAAAGATTCTTCCGAAACAAAACAAGTGAAAAAACCAACAATCAAGGAGAAGTCTTCAAGGATTGGAAGCGCATCTAGGACCCGGAATTCTGTAAACAAAACTGCTGCAACTGTGAAATCTACATCACCAAAAACTGGAGGTCATACCACAAAAGAGAAACTTCAAAAACCTCTTAAGCCAGAAGTAAATAAGGATAAGGTGAAAAGACAGGGAAAGAGAGCTGCTCAAGGGGAAG GGCCTGTTAATGTCTGCACTTCAGAGAAAGTTCtcgaagaagagaaagaaaatgtg GATGCTGCACAAACTGAAGTGATTAGCACCTGA
- the LOC132052410 gene encoding ABC transporter A family member 2-like isoform X1, with protein sequence MAMELQSGFSLFWQQTIALLKKNFLLSMRSKRATFLQLFSSLFFLGLLLGIQKAMDFRSKHPSAIGAVNDPQPLTNPAIPPCEHKFFIKRPCYDFVWSGSGNKRIESIVSGILVNNPGRPIPSTKVKSFGTKDDLNNWLLSDPMRTPGALHFVERNATVVSYGVVTNTSTYIQVPRIPEDPTFKFQLPLQLAASREIARSLLGDSKFRWNVGLKEFAHPVIEDPEAGDSFQKFAFVAIFSPIFFYAISIFGFVFQISSMVLEKELKLRQAMTVMGLFDSAYWCSWLIWEGIMTFLSSLLIVLFGMMFQLHLFLKNSFLIVLLLFFLFQLNMVGFAFLISNFIRKSASTTTASFAIFVIGCVTQTFSAALYSDTNHKTSYRRTIWSLFPPNPFSGGLNLLLFAADHDGISWSRLSQCDIDDEAYCYSILHYYRWLVATFFLWLVLAIYLDNIIPNSAGVRKPFYYFLKPGYWTGRGEEKFKENAPCCGSGSAPPNDNFTQDDEDVLDEENRVKQAAKEGNVDPNVAVQLQDLYKMYSRTINFSCHSCCLLCCYCRCKIKKPYKAVQGLWLNLEKDQLFCLLGPNGAGKTTVISCLTGITPVTRGNALIYGNSVRSSVGISNIRKLIGVCSQFDTLWDALSGQEHLELFATIKGLSPTSKRSEAKKLLADVKLDDVAKVRAGSYSGGMKRRLSLGIALIGDPKLLFLDEPTTGMDPVTRRHIWSVIEAAKQGRSIVLTTHSMEEADILSDRIGIMAKGRLRCVGTSTLLKSRFGAGFIAKISFSKVAIDINAMANTIGIKHHEAVKKFFSQHIDVAPKDEDKSFLTFIIPHEKEKLLENFFAELDNRKTEFGILSIQIGLTTLEEVFLNIAKKAELEVAASEETIKTLILPSGTTLQVPLGSKYVEIPGTISTENPRGLMVEVYWEQDDHGNLCISGHSDETTVPPNLQISTSSLVIAKSRA encoded by the exons ATGGCAATGGAGTTGCAAAGTGGATTTTCTCTGTTTTGGCAACAAACAATTGCTTTACTGAAAAAGAATTTCTTACTATCAATGAGAAGCAAAAGAGCCACATTTCTTCAGTTATTCTCTTCGCTATTCTTCTTGGGACTCTTATTAGGAATCCAAAAGGCTATGGATTTTCGCTCTAAACATCCTTCAGCCATCGGTGCAGTTAATGATCCTCAGCCTCTTACTAATCCTGCAATACCGCCATGTGAGCACAAGTTCTTTATTAAACGTCCGTGTTATGACTTTGTGTGGAGTGGCAGTGGTAACAAAAGAATTGAATCCATTGTTTCTGGAATTCTGGTTAATAATCCAGGTCGACCTATTCCTTCTACCAAG GTCAAGTCATTTGGGACAAAAGATGATTTGAACAATTGGCTTCTCAGTGATCCAATGCGTACCCCAGGAGCTTTGCATTTCGTGGAACGAAATGCCACAGTTGTAAGTTATGGTGTAGTAACAAATACttctacatacattcaagttcCAAGGATACCTGAAGATCCAACTttcaaattccaacttcccCTTCAATTAGCTGCATCTCGAGAAATTGCGAGGTCCTTGCTTGGAG ATTCAAAGTTCCGCTGGAATGTTGGTCTCAAGGAATTTGCGCATCCTGTAATAGAAGATCCTGAAGCTGGAGATTCATTTCAAAAATTTGCTTTTGTTGCTATTTTTAGTCCAATCTTCTTCTATGCAATCTCTATATTCGGTTTCGTATTCCAGATTAGCTCAATGGTTCTCGAGAAGGAGCTCAAACTTCGACAG GCAATGACTGTGATGGGACTTTTTGACTCAGCTTATTGGTGCTCATGGCTTATATGGGAGGGAATTATGACATTCCTTTCATCACTCCTCATAGTTCTTTTTGGAATGATGTTTCAACTTCatcttttcttgaaaaacagCTTTTTGATTGTTCtacttttgttctttcttttccaattaaACATG GTTGGTTTTGCCTTCTTAATATCAAACTTTATTCGCAAGTCTGCTTCGACTACAACGGCTAGCTTTGCCATATTTGTAATTGGTTGTGTGACTCAG ACATTTTCAGCGGCTCTATATAGTGACACAAACCATAAAACCAGCTATAGAAGAACAATTTGGTCGTTGTTTCCGCCTAATCCCTTTTCAGGAGGTCTAAATCTGTTATTATTTGCAGCAGACCATGACGGGATTAGCTGGAGTAGGCTATCCCAGTGTGACATTGATGACGAGGCATACTGCTATTCAATC CTCCATTATTATCGATGGCTCGTTGCAACATTCTTCCTGTGGCTTGTTTTGGCTATCTACCTTGACAATATCATACCGAACTCAGCAGGCGTAAGAAAacccttttattattttttgaaaccTGGATATTGGACAGGAAGAGGTGAAGAAAAGTTTAAAG AAAATGCTCCATGTTGCGGTTCTGGTTCTGCGCCTCCAAATGACAATTTTACTCAAGATGATGAAGATGTTCTTGATGAGGAAAATAGGGTGAAACAAGCAGCGAAGGAAGGGAATGTTGATCCTAATGTTGCTGTGCAGCTACAAGACCTTTATAAGATGTATTCTAGGACAATTAACTTTAGTTGCCATTCTTGCTGCCTTCTCTGTTGCTACTGTAGATGCAAGATTAAGAAACCTTATAAGGCTGTCCAG GGACTCTGGTTAAATCTTGAGAAGGATCAATTGTTCTGTCTCCTGGGACCAAATGGAGCTGGAAAAACAACTGTAATTAGTTGCTTGACTGGTATAACTCCAGTCACTCGTGGAAATG CACTGATCTATGGAAACTCTGTTCGAAGTTCGGTTGGTATATCCAACATAAGAAAGCTGATTGGTGTCTGCTCACAG TTCGACACACTTTGGGATGCATTATCTGGACAAGAGCACCTTGAACTCTTCGCCACCATCAAAGGCTTATCCCCAACTTCAAAAAGATCA GAAGCTAAAAAATTGTTGGCTGATGTGAAACTTGATGATGTTGCCAAAGTGAGAGCAGGTAGCTATAGTGGTGGAATGAAACGTCGCCTCAGTTTAGGAATAGCATTGATTGGAGATCCGAAACTTCTCTTTTTAGATGAACCA ACAACAGGTATGGATCCTGTAACTCGGAGGCATATCTGGAGTGTAATTGAGGCTGCAAAGCAAGGGCGTTCTATTGTTCTAACGACACATTCTATGGAGGAAGCTGATATTTTATCAGATCGCATTGGAATTATGGCAAAGGGTAGACTTCGTTGTGTTGGAACATCAACCTTGCTCAAGTCTCGATTTGGAGCTGGATTTATTGCTAAAATTAGCTTCAGTAAAGTTGCTATTGACATAAATGCAATGGCAAATACAATAGGCATCAAGCATCACGAGGCTGTCAAAAAATTCTTCAGTCAG CATATAGATGTTGCACCAAAGGATGAAGATAAATCCTTCTTGACTTTTATTATCCCTCATGAGAAGGAGAAGCTACTCGAA AATTTCTTTGCGGAGCTAGATAATAGAAAAACGGAGTTTGGCATATTAAGTATTCAAATCGGTCTTACAACGCTAGAAGAAGTGTTTTTGAACATTGCAAAGAAGGCAGAGCTAGAGGTTGCTGCATCTGAGGAAACTATCAAGACGCTGATTTTACCATCAGGAACTACTCTCCAA GTACCTCTAGGATCAAAGTACGTGGAGATCCCTGGCACAATTTCCACAGAGAATCCTCGAGGCCTTATGGTCGAGGTTTATTGGGAGCAGGATGATCATGGCAATCTCTGCATTTCAGGCCATTCAGATGAGACTACAGTGCCACCTAATCTTCAAATATCAACTTCCAGTTTAGTTATTGCCAAATCCAGAGCGTAA
- the LOC132052412 gene encoding ubiquitin-conjugating enzyme E2 2: protein MSTPARKRLMRDFKRLQQDPPAGISGAPQDNNIMLWNAVIFGPDDTPWDGGTFKLTLQFSEDYPNKPPTVRFVSRMFHPNIYADGSICLDILQNQWSPIYDVAAILTSIQSLLCDPNPNSPANSEAARMFSENKRDYNRRVREIVEQSWTAD, encoded by the exons ATGTCGACTCCAGCTAGAAAGAGGTTGATGAGGGATTTCAAGAGGTTGCAGCAGGACCCTCCTGCTGGTATTAGTGGTGCACCTCAAGACAACAACATTATGCTTTGGAATGCCGTGATATTTGG TCCTGATGACACTCCTTGGGATGGTG GTACGTTCAAGTTGACTCTTCAATTCTCTGAGGATTACCCCAATAAGCCACCAACAGTGCGGTTTGTTTCTCGCATGTTCCATCCTAATA TTTATGCAGATGGAAGTATATGTTTGGatattcttcaaaatcaatGGAGTCCAATATATGATGTTGCAGCTATACTTACATCCATTCAG TCATTGTTGTGTGATCCAAACCCCAATTCACCTGCAAATTCTGAAGCAGCTCGGATGTTCAGTGAGAATAAAAGGGATTACAACCGCAGAGTTAGAGAAATTGTGGAGCAGAGCTGGACGGCAGACTAA
- the LOC132052410 gene encoding ABC transporter A family member 2-like isoform X2, whose protein sequence is MAMELQSGFSLFWQQTIALLKKNFLLSMRSKRATFLQLFSSLFFLGLLLGIQKAMDFRSKHPSAIGAVNDPQPLTNPAIPPCEHKFFIKRPCYDFVWSGSGNKRIESIVSGILVNNPGRPIPSTKVKSFGTKDDLNNWLLSDPMRTPGALHFVERNATVVSYGVVTNTSTYIQVPRIPEDPTFKFQLPLQLAASREIARSLLGDSKFRWNVGLKEFAHPVIEDPEAGDSFQKFAFVAIFSPIFFYAISIFGFVFQISSMVLEKELKLRQAMTVMGLFDSAYWCSWLIWEGIMTFLSSLLIVLFGMMFQLHLFLKNSFLIVLLLFFLFQLNMVGFAFLISNFIRKSASTTTASFAIFVIGCVTQASQFPDINFQNSRTIWSLFPPNPFSGGLNLLLFAADHDGISWSRLSQCDIDDEAYCYSILHYYRWLVATFFLWLVLAIYLDNIIPNSAGVRKPFYYFLKPGYWTGRGEEKFKENAPCCGSGSAPPNDNFTQDDEDVLDEENRVKQAAKEGNVDPNVAVQLQDLYKMYSRTINFSCHSCCLLCCYCRCKIKKPYKAVQGLWLNLEKDQLFCLLGPNGAGKTTVISCLTGITPVTRGNALIYGNSVRSSVGISNIRKLIGVCSQFDTLWDALSGQEHLELFATIKGLSPTSKRSEAKKLLADVKLDDVAKVRAGSYSGGMKRRLSLGIALIGDPKLLFLDEPTTGMDPVTRRHIWSVIEAAKQGRSIVLTTHSMEEADILSDRIGIMAKGRLRCVGTSTLLKSRFGAGFIAKISFSKVAIDINAMANTIGIKHHEAVKKFFSQHIDVAPKDEDKSFLTFIIPHEKEKLLENFFAELDNRKTEFGILSIQIGLTTLEEVFLNIAKKAELEVAASEETIKTLILPSGTTLQVPLGSKYVEIPGTISTENPRGLMVEVYWEQDDHGNLCISGHSDETTVPPNLQISTSSLVIAKSRA, encoded by the exons ATGGCAATGGAGTTGCAAAGTGGATTTTCTCTGTTTTGGCAACAAACAATTGCTTTACTGAAAAAGAATTTCTTACTATCAATGAGAAGCAAAAGAGCCACATTTCTTCAGTTATTCTCTTCGCTATTCTTCTTGGGACTCTTATTAGGAATCCAAAAGGCTATGGATTTTCGCTCTAAACATCCTTCAGCCATCGGTGCAGTTAATGATCCTCAGCCTCTTACTAATCCTGCAATACCGCCATGTGAGCACAAGTTCTTTATTAAACGTCCGTGTTATGACTTTGTGTGGAGTGGCAGTGGTAACAAAAGAATTGAATCCATTGTTTCTGGAATTCTGGTTAATAATCCAGGTCGACCTATTCCTTCTACCAAG GTCAAGTCATTTGGGACAAAAGATGATTTGAACAATTGGCTTCTCAGTGATCCAATGCGTACCCCAGGAGCTTTGCATTTCGTGGAACGAAATGCCACAGTTGTAAGTTATGGTGTAGTAACAAATACttctacatacattcaagttcCAAGGATACCTGAAGATCCAACTttcaaattccaacttcccCTTCAATTAGCTGCATCTCGAGAAATTGCGAGGTCCTTGCTTGGAG ATTCAAAGTTCCGCTGGAATGTTGGTCTCAAGGAATTTGCGCATCCTGTAATAGAAGATCCTGAAGCTGGAGATTCATTTCAAAAATTTGCTTTTGTTGCTATTTTTAGTCCAATCTTCTTCTATGCAATCTCTATATTCGGTTTCGTATTCCAGATTAGCTCAATGGTTCTCGAGAAGGAGCTCAAACTTCGACAG GCAATGACTGTGATGGGACTTTTTGACTCAGCTTATTGGTGCTCATGGCTTATATGGGAGGGAATTATGACATTCCTTTCATCACTCCTCATAGTTCTTTTTGGAATGATGTTTCAACTTCatcttttcttgaaaaacagCTTTTTGATTGTTCtacttttgttctttcttttccaattaaACATG GTTGGTTTTGCCTTCTTAATATCAAACTTTATTCGCAAGTCTGCTTCGACTACAACGGCTAGCTTTGCCATATTTGTAATTGGTTGTGTGACTCAGGCAAGTCAATTCCCAGATATAAACTTTCAGAACTC AAGAACAATTTGGTCGTTGTTTCCGCCTAATCCCTTTTCAGGAGGTCTAAATCTGTTATTATTTGCAGCAGACCATGACGGGATTAGCTGGAGTAGGCTATCCCAGTGTGACATTGATGACGAGGCATACTGCTATTCAATC CTCCATTATTATCGATGGCTCGTTGCAACATTCTTCCTGTGGCTTGTTTTGGCTATCTACCTTGACAATATCATACCGAACTCAGCAGGCGTAAGAAAacccttttattattttttgaaaccTGGATATTGGACAGGAAGAGGTGAAGAAAAGTTTAAAG AAAATGCTCCATGTTGCGGTTCTGGTTCTGCGCCTCCAAATGACAATTTTACTCAAGATGATGAAGATGTTCTTGATGAGGAAAATAGGGTGAAACAAGCAGCGAAGGAAGGGAATGTTGATCCTAATGTTGCTGTGCAGCTACAAGACCTTTATAAGATGTATTCTAGGACAATTAACTTTAGTTGCCATTCTTGCTGCCTTCTCTGTTGCTACTGTAGATGCAAGATTAAGAAACCTTATAAGGCTGTCCAG GGACTCTGGTTAAATCTTGAGAAGGATCAATTGTTCTGTCTCCTGGGACCAAATGGAGCTGGAAAAACAACTGTAATTAGTTGCTTGACTGGTATAACTCCAGTCACTCGTGGAAATG CACTGATCTATGGAAACTCTGTTCGAAGTTCGGTTGGTATATCCAACATAAGAAAGCTGATTGGTGTCTGCTCACAG TTCGACACACTTTGGGATGCATTATCTGGACAAGAGCACCTTGAACTCTTCGCCACCATCAAAGGCTTATCCCCAACTTCAAAAAGATCA GAAGCTAAAAAATTGTTGGCTGATGTGAAACTTGATGATGTTGCCAAAGTGAGAGCAGGTAGCTATAGTGGTGGAATGAAACGTCGCCTCAGTTTAGGAATAGCATTGATTGGAGATCCGAAACTTCTCTTTTTAGATGAACCA ACAACAGGTATGGATCCTGTAACTCGGAGGCATATCTGGAGTGTAATTGAGGCTGCAAAGCAAGGGCGTTCTATTGTTCTAACGACACATTCTATGGAGGAAGCTGATATTTTATCAGATCGCATTGGAATTATGGCAAAGGGTAGACTTCGTTGTGTTGGAACATCAACCTTGCTCAAGTCTCGATTTGGAGCTGGATTTATTGCTAAAATTAGCTTCAGTAAAGTTGCTATTGACATAAATGCAATGGCAAATACAATAGGCATCAAGCATCACGAGGCTGTCAAAAAATTCTTCAGTCAG CATATAGATGTTGCACCAAAGGATGAAGATAAATCCTTCTTGACTTTTATTATCCCTCATGAGAAGGAGAAGCTACTCGAA AATTTCTTTGCGGAGCTAGATAATAGAAAAACGGAGTTTGGCATATTAAGTATTCAAATCGGTCTTACAACGCTAGAAGAAGTGTTTTTGAACATTGCAAAGAAGGCAGAGCTAGAGGTTGCTGCATCTGAGGAAACTATCAAGACGCTGATTTTACCATCAGGAACTACTCTCCAA GTACCTCTAGGATCAAAGTACGTGGAGATCCCTGGCACAATTTCCACAGAGAATCCTCGAGGCCTTATGGTCGAGGTTTATTGGGAGCAGGATGATCATGGCAATCTCTGCATTTCAGGCCATTCAGATGAGACTACAGTGCCACCTAATCTTCAAATATCAACTTCCAGTTTAGTTATTGCCAAATCCAGAGCGTAA